In candidate division TA06 bacterium, one genomic interval encodes:
- the trpS gene encoding tryptophan--tRNA ligase translates to MKRILTGDRPTGPLHIGHYFGSLVERVKLQDQYETYVLIADVQALTDNFDAPQKVHDNIIEVTLDNLAAGIDPNKSTIVIQSKLPAIADLTIFFMNLVTVARVGRNPTVKEEIKQKGFGESLPFGFYAYPVSQAADILAFNADLVPVGDDQLPMIEMTREIARDFNRIYGQVFVEPEAKVGSFGRIKGFDGNAKMSKSLNNSIELKDSEEETAKKIMSAYTDPAKARKDDPGHPDGCIVHSYHQIFTSGHAAIKEECLKGGRGCVVCKKELIANMNAYFAPIRQKRIELGNDLGYVRNVLKQGIIKGQEVTGDILEKAKMAMKIDYRDILG, encoded by the coding sequence ATGAAACGTATTCTGACAGGAGACCGGCCCACCGGACCGCTGCACATAGGGCACTATTTCGGCTCGCTGGTGGAGCGGGTGAAACTGCAGGACCAGTACGAAACCTATGTTCTGATCGCGGATGTTCAGGCGTTGACCGATAATTTTGACGCCCCCCAAAAGGTGCACGACAACATCATCGAGGTGACCCTGGATAACCTGGCGGCAGGGATAGACCCGAATAAATCCACCATCGTCATTCAGTCCAAACTGCCGGCCATCGCCGACCTGACCATATTCTTCATGAATCTGGTCACAGTGGCCCGGGTGGGGCGCAATCCCACGGTCAAGGAGGAGATCAAGCAGAAGGGTTTTGGGGAATCACTGCCCTTCGGGTTCTACGCCTATCCCGTCTCGCAGGCCGCCGACATTCTGGCCTTCAATGCCGACCTGGTGCCGGTGGGCGACGACCAGCTGCCGATGATAGAAATGACCCGGGAGATCGCCCGCGATTTCAACCGGATCTACGGCCAGGTGTTCGTGGAGCCGGAGGCCAAGGTGGGCTCGTTCGGGCGGATCAAGGGATTTGACGGCAACGCCAAGATGAGCAAATCACTGAACAACTCCATAGAGCTCAAGGACAGCGAAGAAGAGACCGCCAAGAAGATCATGAGCGCCTACACCGATCCCGCCAAGGCCCGCAAGGACGATCCCGGTCACCCCGACGGCTGTATAGTTCATAGCTACCACCAGATATTCACGTCGGGCCACGCCGCCATCAAAGAGGAATGCCTGAAAGGCGGGAGAGGCTGCGTGGTCTGCAAGAAGGAGCTGATAGCCAACATGAACGCCTATTTTGCCCCGATCCGGCAGAAGCGCATAGAACTGGGCAATGACCTGGGTTATGTCAGGAATGTGCTGAAGCAGGGTATCATCAAAGGACAGGAAGTGACCGGAGACATTTTAGAAAAGGCCAAAATGGCCATGAAGATAGATTACCGGGACATACTGGGGTGA
- a CDS encoding SDR family oxidoreductase codes for MQDLKNKIVFITGASSGIGRACAIEFAKAGAKLILAARRKERLVELAGEISKINKNLVTTLLVFDVRKQKEVEEAINKLPAQWSDIDILLNNAGLSRGLEKIQEGVIQNWEEMIDTNIKGLLYVTRAVMPGMVKRNSGHVVNIGSIAGHEVYPAGNVYNATKYAVKALNKAMRMDVFGTNIRVTSIDPGFVETEFAIVRFHGDQQRADKAYQGMAPLRPEDIAEAVVWSCTRPAHVNIEDIIIMPTDQASITMVNRKQ; via the coding sequence ATGCAGGATTTGAAAAACAAAATCGTATTTATCACCGGGGCCTCCAGCGGCATCGGGCGAGCGTGTGCCATCGAGTTTGCCAAGGCAGGAGCTAAACTAATCCTGGCAGCCAGGCGCAAAGAACGTTTAGTGGAATTGGCTGGAGAAATATCGAAGATTAATAAGAATCTTGTAACCACGTTACTTGTTTTTGATGTTCGCAAACAGAAGGAAGTAGAGGAAGCGATCAATAAATTGCCCGCTCAATGGTCCGACATCGACATCCTACTGAACAATGCCGGACTGTCCCGGGGTCTGGAGAAGATCCAGGAAGGGGTGATCCAGAACTGGGAGGAGATGATAGACACCAACATCAAGGGCCTGCTCTACGTCACCCGGGCGGTGATGCCGGGCATGGTCAAGAGGAACTCCGGCCATGTCGTCAACATCGGCTCAATCGCCGGGCACGAGGTCTACCCGGCCGGCAATGTTTACAACGCCACCAAGTATGCGGTGAAAGCACTGAACAAGGCCATGAGGATGGATGTCTTCGGTACCAATATCAGGGTAACCAGCATCGATCCCGGTTTTGTGGAGACTGAGTTCGCTATTGTCCGTTTCCATGGCGACCAGCAGCGGGCGGACAAGGCCTATCAGGGGATGGCACCGCTAAGGCCGGAAGACATCGCCGAAGCTGTGGTATGGTCCTGCACCCGGCCGGCCCATGTCAACATCGAGGACATCATCATCATGCCCACCGACCAGGCTTCCATAACCATGGTCAACCGAAAACAGTAG
- a CDS encoding GNAT family N-acetyltransferase, with protein MNTKAKDDAGRINIRPARDSDKAVVLGFCKHTFGRWGDYMPEVWDEWVKTRNGLFFAATINDVPVGVGKITIHRPGELWLEGLRVNPKYRGCGIGRIIQNHAWKKAMSLKPKYVRYATGSYNKISQHLGQSKSMKIVAGFDEYISKLTDTTETALVRAKPKEGQEYLSLFNRDRQAKYWKGLYLDSWSAKTFDKQALDGLIKQKRVYGYYGHRGLAGGLVILQSKDKKFYNYCRAAALDPKTFQTILKEGRKLGRLLGAKKTEMHLPKSAWFRNIVKGTGWRKAMPIWMVVLEWSRKL; from the coding sequence ATGAACACTAAAGCTAAAGATGATGCAGGACGTATAAATATCCGTCCGGCCAGGGACTCGGACAAAGCCGTGGTACTTGGGTTCTGCAAACATACCTTCGGCCGCTGGGGGGATTACATGCCCGAGGTCTGGGACGAATGGGTAAAAACCAGAAACGGGCTTTTTTTCGCGGCCACCATCAACGATGTTCCGGTGGGAGTGGGAAAAATCACCATTCACCGGCCGGGCGAGCTGTGGCTGGAGGGTTTGCGGGTCAATCCTAAATACCGGGGTTGCGGCATCGGACGGATCATTCAGAACCATGCCTGGAAGAAAGCCATGTCCTTAAAACCAAAATACGTTCGTTATGCCACCGGCTCGTATAACAAGATATCCCAGCACCTGGGCCAGTCCAAATCCATGAAGATCGTGGCCGGGTTCGACGAGTACATAAGCAAACTTACCGATACTACAGAAACTGCGCTGGTGCGGGCCAAACCCAAAGAAGGCCAGGAGTATCTCAGCCTTTTCAATCGCGACCGGCAGGCCAAATATTGGAAGGGGTTGTATCTGGACAGTTGGTCGGCCAAAACATTTGACAAACAAGCCCTTGACGGTTTGATCAAACAAAAAAGGGTTTACGGATATTACGGCCACCGGGGGCTGGCCGGGGGCCTGGTAATATTACAGTCAAAGGACAAGAAGTTCTATAATTACTGCCGGGCGGCGGCGCTGGATCCCAAGACTTTTCAGACGATCCTCAAGGAGGGCCGGAAACTGGGGCGTTTGCTGGGAGCCAAAAAGACCGAGATGCACCTGCCCAAAAGCGCCTGGTTCCGGAATATCGTAAAAGGCACGGGCTGGCGCAAGGCCATGCCCATCTGGATGGTGGTGCTGGAGTGGTCCAGGAAACTATAA
- a CDS encoding YitT family protein has translation MDISLKSLGLKPKLSKVIWDFSMITIGCALMALSYDLFLVPHKIAPGGAAGISTILHYLFKLPVGVVIFAVNIPLFIWGLLEFGKKFGFRTIYAVFVTSFLTDFLQAMFHFKAATQNTILAALYGAILLGVGLGLAFRHQATTGGSDIVAQIIAKYTNAIPGIGIIMVDFFIIVLAGLTFRSVDLALYGLITLYVSSRILDVILEGWSYNKAAYIISDNHQLIRGEVVLEMNRGGTMWVGKGFYKGTERAILFCVVSRRELVQLKEIVSLLDPKAFMVVTDVKEVLGHGFTPWSKINEGV, from the coding sequence ATGGACATCAGCCTGAAAAGCCTGGGCTTAAAGCCCAAATTATCAAAGGTCATCTGGGACTTTTCCATGATCACGATAGGCTGCGCCCTGATGGCCCTTTCCTACGATCTGTTCCTGGTGCCCCATAAGATAGCCCCGGGCGGCGCGGCCGGAATAAGCACTATTCTGCACTACCTTTTTAAACTGCCGGTGGGCGTGGTGATCTTCGCCGTCAACATACCGCTGTTCATCTGGGGGCTGCTGGAGTTCGGCAAGAAATTCGGTTTCCGCACCATCTATGCGGTGTTTGTCACTTCCTTTTTGACCGATTTCCTGCAGGCCATGTTCCATTTCAAGGCTGCCACCCAGAACACCATACTGGCAGCGCTTTACGGAGCCATCCTGCTGGGGGTCGGACTGGGGCTGGCTTTCCGGCACCAGGCCACCACCGGGGGCTCGGACATTGTGGCCCAGATCATCGCCAAATACACCAACGCCATCCCGGGCATCGGCATCATCATGGTGGACTTCTTCATCATCGTCCTGGCCGGGCTGACCTTCCGCAGCGTGGACCTGGCCTTGTACGGCCTGATCACTTTGTATGTCTCCAGTCGAATCCTGGACGTGATCCTGGAGGGCTGGTCCTACAATAAGGCGGCCTATATTATCTCCGACAACCACCAGCTAATCAGGGGCGAAGTGGTGCTGGAGATGAACCGGGGCGGGACCATGTGGGTGGGCAAGGGCTTTTACAAGGGCACCGAGCGCGCCATTTTGTTCTGCGTGGTCAGCCGGAGGGAGCTAGTGCAGTTGAAGGAAATAGTCAGTCTGCTGGATCCCAAGGCCTTCATGGTGGTCACCGACGTCAAGGAAGTGCTGGGGCACGGATTCACTCCTTGGAGCAAAATCAACGAGGGGGTGTGA
- a CDS encoding TldD/PmbA family protein, with amino-acid sequence MKDLAQHALNVAELAGASYADIRIINDESERVEVKDGQVGSINRGTSGGFGIRVIANGAWGFASSSKIDKAEIERVAKLAVKVAKASALLKVKDLELAPVEKYIDKYVTPHKKNPLEVPLEEKIALLLKTDAAMRQVKGVNITESRIAAWVEDQLFASTIGSLIEQRIIQCGGGYTATAVKDGDVQYRSYPCSHGGQWESNGYEMIEQLDFAGHAGQTAGEAVALLSAVQCPSGEKEIIIEGSQLSLQIHESVGHPLELDRVFGSEANFAGTSFATTDNLDKLKYGSDIVTIISDPICPRGLGSYGYDDEGVKAQKSDLIKNGMLVNYLSSRETAKVIGKKSTGAMRADGWGNMPIVRMTCINLEPGTKSLEQIVSETEDGIYLATNKSFSIDDRRSNFQFGTEIAWEIKKGKLGQMLKNATYTGFTPQFWNACDAIAGPKDWKIWGTCNCGKGEPQQLARTAQGCAPSRFRDIKVGVIPGKK; translated from the coding sequence TTGAAAGACCTAGCGCAACACGCCCTTAATGTGGCCGAGCTGGCCGGGGCCAGCTACGCCGACATTCGGATCATCAACGATGAATCCGAGCGGGTGGAGGTCAAGGACGGCCAGGTGGGCAGCATCAACCGGGGGACCTCCGGCGGCTTCGGCATCCGGGTGATCGCCAACGGGGCCTGGGGTTTTGCCTCCAGCTCCAAAATAGACAAGGCCGAAATAGAGCGGGTGGCCAAGCTGGCGGTGAAAGTGGCCAAGGCCAGCGCCCTGCTCAAGGTAAAAGACCTGGAGCTGGCCCCGGTGGAGAAATACATAGACAAATATGTCACACCACACAAGAAGAACCCGTTGGAAGTTCCGCTGGAGGAAAAGATCGCATTGTTGCTTAAGACCGATGCCGCCATGCGCCAGGTTAAAGGCGTGAACATCACCGAGTCACGGATCGCGGCCTGGGTGGAGGACCAGTTGTTCGCCTCCACCATCGGATCGCTGATAGAGCAGAGGATCATCCAGTGCGGCGGAGGATACACCGCCACCGCCGTCAAAGACGGCGATGTGCAGTACCGTTCCTACCCCTGTTCCCACGGCGGGCAGTGGGAGTCCAACGGCTACGAGATGATCGAACAGCTGGATTTTGCCGGCCATGCCGGCCAGACCGCCGGAGAAGCGGTGGCCCTACTTTCCGCCGTCCAGTGTCCGTCGGGAGAAAAGGAGATCATCATCGAGGGATCCCAGCTGTCCCTGCAGATTCACGAATCGGTGGGCCATCCGCTGGAGCTGGACCGGGTGTTCGGTAGCGAGGCCAACTTCGCCGGTACCAGCTTTGCCACCACCGACAATCTGGATAAGCTGAAATACGGTTCGGACATCGTTACCATAATCTCTGACCCCATCTGCCCCAGGGGGCTGGGCAGCTACGGCTACGACGACGAGGGGGTCAAGGCCCAAAAGTCCGACCTGATAAAGAATGGGATGTTGGTCAACTACCTTTCCTCCCGCGAGACCGCCAAGGTCATAGGCAAAAAATCCACCGGGGCCATGCGGGCCGACGGCTGGGGCAACATGCCGATAGTTCGGATGACCTGCATCAATCTGGAGCCGGGCACCAAATCACTTGAGCAGATCGTCTCTGAGACTGAGGATGGCATCTACCTGGCCACCAACAAGAGCTTTTCCATCGACGACCGGCGCTCCAATTTCCAGTTCGGCACCGAGATCGCCTGGGAGATAAAAAAGGGCAAGCTGGGGCAGATGCTCAAGAACGCCACCTACACCGGATTCACCCCGCAGTTCTGGAACGCCTGCGACGCCATCGCCGGACCCAAGGACTGGAAGATCTGGGGCACCTGCAACTGTGGCAAGGGAGAACCCCAACAGCTGGCCCGGACCGCCCAGGGCTGCGCGCCATCCCGGTTCCGGGATATCAAGGTCGGCGTCATACCAGGTAAAAAGTAA
- a CDS encoding TldD/PmbA family protein: MLIDKNQARDICQRALSFAKEGQAEVILTQNASPLTRIANNTIHQNVDVSDLNVSLRVDLDNRSGRAATNQFDDKSLKKLARQALGAARAITGTQELPPLVGPQKYREINPYDENSAFMEPEQRAEMVLKAVKLARLEKVELAGLVSNTMYATAMANSNGLFAYHRISTLNMEITARSGIAAGRFASMVRKAEDLDPEKVASIAIQKCLGGLNAKALDPGDYTVILEPEAVTTPLMFLSFLAFGALSVQENLSCLSGKLGQKLMGENITITDDAYNSLAAWAEPFDSEGMPKKKVVIIDKGVARGPVYDLKTAAQDKTETTGHGLPQPNTYGPMPSNLVLEGGSASLEDMIKSTQCGVLVTRFWYNRVVDRKVPIITGMTRDGTFLIVDGKISCGVKNMRFNQDLVEFFNNVEALGIPESQENMVVPPLKVNNFHFTGLTEA, translated from the coding sequence ATGTTGATAGATAAAAATCAGGCCCGTGATATCTGCCAAAGGGCGTTGTCCTTCGCCAAAGAGGGCCAGGCCGAGGTGATCCTGACCCAGAACGCCAGCCCGCTGACCCGGATCGCCAACAACACCATCCATCAGAACGTGGATGTGTCGGACCTGAATGTCTCCCTGCGGGTGGACCTTGACAACCGCTCGGGCCGAGCCGCCACCAACCAGTTCGACGATAAATCCTTGAAAAAGCTGGCCCGGCAGGCTTTGGGAGCGGCCCGGGCCATCACCGGCACCCAGGAACTTCCGCCTTTGGTGGGGCCACAGAAATACCGGGAGATCAATCCCTATGATGAAAACTCGGCTTTCATGGAGCCGGAACAGCGGGCGGAGATGGTGCTGAAGGCGGTCAAACTGGCCAGGCTGGAAAAGGTGGAGCTGGCCGGGCTGGTCAGCAACACCATGTACGCCACGGCCATGGCCAACAGCAACGGGCTTTTTGCTTACCACCGGATCAGCACTCTGAACATGGAGATTACCGCCCGTTCCGGGATCGCCGCCGGCCGGTTTGCCAGTATGGTGCGAAAAGCCGAAGACCTGGATCCGGAGAAAGTAGCTTCCATCGCCATTCAGAAATGTCTGGGCGGGCTTAATGCCAAAGCGTTGGATCCCGGCGATTACACAGTCATCCTGGAGCCCGAGGCGGTGACCACGCCCTTGATGTTCCTGTCATTCCTGGCCTTCGGGGCCCTCTCGGTGCAGGAGAACCTGAGCTGCCTGTCCGGCAAACTGGGACAAAAACTGATGGGCGAAAACATCACCATCACCGACGATGCCTACAATTCCCTGGCGGCCTGGGCCGAACCGTTTGATTCCGAGGGCATGCCGAAGAAGAAAGTAGTCATAATTGATAAAGGCGTGGCCCGCGGGCCGGTATATGACCTAAAAACTGCGGCCCAGGACAAGACCGAGACCACCGGGCATGGCCTGCCGCAGCCCAACACCTACGGCCCGATGCCCAGCAATCTGGTTTTGGAAGGCGGGAGCGCCTCTTTGGAAGATATGATAAAATCCACCCAGTGCGGGGTGCTGGTGACCCGTTTCTGGTACAACCGGGTAGTGGACCGCAAGGTCCCGATCATCACCGGGATGACCCGGGACGGCACCTTCCTGATCGTAGACGGCAAGATATCCTGCGGGGTAAAGAACATGCGCTTCAACCAGGACCTGGTGGAGTTCTTCAACAACGTGGAGGCATTGGGCATCCCGGAGAGCCAGGAGAATATGGTGGTCCCGCCGCTTAAGGTCAACAATTTTCATTTTACCGGACTGACAGAAGCATAG
- a CDS encoding GNAT family N-acetyltransferase, producing MILAKGEIVWLRRRTLEDVPIFFKWRQMNGQAKLFDAPWEKDQPEPDEEYIARITKSIEGEKEDKFGMAIIVENESTRPIGTVNCYADKGNQDHKYVGVAIYEDSLISKGLGTEALKLWIDYLFRSRNLHHIGIETWSFNKRMIRVAEKIGFKNEGCEREIREWNGEWLDKLHYGLNRNEWENGAQQNMKKNGKGNNTFDSIVKITNLYVAMLGIVGLLATVGIFPIRSKPQIKVLRPIYIFNMAKVSESIDSSKMRNYFRVEGKDKNVLAPYGKPEDMDTKKGMPYYLPYERLKNWKQQGWSGLSPWYIFGITDSSVLPKQTLNYSAYRTDEEKRLGLSMLYVSDVLEEAAKNKLDLGQSLVDNPLEQLYKLKGDKPGLIDNENLMKFVLATKVYSFITVSNKTSELMGNIRFFVNDVVYSGYLEVVGFTAASTVSEINPNSPNLCYTIERLEPGQSIEFLIKGYKTIRESEIKITMPFMAGIRKDIVIMMMVLIFVFVITLYLFPKYKNIRKVEQIRK from the coding sequence GTGATCCTGGCCAAGGGCGAGATAGTTTGGTTGAGAAGAAGGACATTGGAAGATGTTCCTATATTCTTTAAATGGCGCCAAATGAACGGCCAAGCTAAGTTATTCGATGCTCCTTGGGAAAAAGATCAGCCAGAACCAGATGAGGAATATATTGCCAGAATAACTAAAAGCATTGAAGGTGAAAAAGAAGACAAGTTTGGTATGGCAATTATAGTCGAGAATGAAAGCACACGCCCCATTGGTACGGTGAATTGCTATGCTGATAAAGGTAATCAGGATCATAAATATGTCGGGGTAGCTATTTATGAGGATTCTTTGATCAGCAAGGGCCTGGGGACGGAAGCCCTAAAATTATGGATAGATTACCTGTTCCGGAGCCGCAACCTGCACCACATAGGCATAGAGACCTGGTCATTCAACAAGAGGATGATCCGGGTGGCCGAGAAGATTGGTTTTAAGAATGAGGGATGTGAAAGGGAAATCCGGGAATGGAACGGTGAATGGCTGGACAAGCTTCATTACGGATTGAATAGAAACGAGTGGGAAAATGGAGCTCAACAAAATATGAAGAAAAATGGCAAAGGAAATAATACATTTGATAGTATCGTAAAGATAACAAATCTCTATGTAGCGATGCTAGGTATTGTTGGTTTGTTGGCAACTGTTGGAATATTTCCAATACGATCGAAACCACAAATAAAAGTACTAAGGCCGATTTATATATTTAATATGGCCAAAGTATCGGAATCAATAGATTCAAGTAAAATGCGTAATTATTTTAGAGTGGAGGGCAAAGACAAAAATGTATTAGCACCTTATGGTAAACCAGAAGATATGGATACAAAAAAAGGGATGCCATATTATTTGCCTTATGAACGACTTAAGAATTGGAAACAACAAGGTTGGAGTGGACTATCACCATGGTATATATTTGGAATTACTGATTCTAGTGTTTTACCAAAACAAACATTAAATTATTCTGCTTATAGAACGGATGAGGAAAAAAGGTTAGGCCTCTCTATGTTATATGTAAGCGATGTTCTTGAAGAAGCAGCAAAGAATAAACTTGACCTAGGGCAATCATTAGTTGATAATCCTTTAGAGCAGTTGTATAAATTAAAAGGAGATAAGCCGGGATTAATTGACAATGAAAATCTTATGAAATTTGTGCTTGCAACGAAAGTTTACTCATTTATTACGGTTTCAAATAAAACATCAGAACTAATGGGGAATATACGTTTTTTTGTTAACGATGTTGTGTATTCTGGTTATTTAGAGGTCGTAGGATTTACTGCAGCATCCACAGTCAGTGAGATCAATCCCAATAGCCCTAACCTTTGCTATACTATTGAAAGACTTGAACCGGGGCAAAGTATTGAATTTCTTATTAAAGGTTATAAAACCATCAGAGAAAGTGAAATTAAAATAACGATGCCATTTATGGCGGGAATAAGAAAAGACATTGTTATCATGATGATGGTTTTGATTTTTGTGTTTGTAATCACCTTATATTTGTTCCCAAAATATAAAAATATTAGAAAAGTAGAACAAATCCGAAAGTAA
- a CDS encoding four helix bundle protein has protein sequence MERAHKKLDVWKMSIQLAKAVYDLTGRYPKEEQYGIISQMRRAATSVPANIAEGAARRSTKEFVQFLSIAGGSLSELDTFLELSLALGYIKAEEKSNIDGMITNVSKTLAGLIRSLAAKNN, from the coding sequence ATGGAAAGGGCGCATAAAAAACTGGATGTCTGGAAAATGAGCATTCAACTGGCCAAGGCAGTGTATGACCTTACCGGCCGATATCCAAAAGAAGAGCAATACGGAATTATATCCCAGATGCGGCGTGCAGCGACCTCGGTTCCTGCCAATATCGCAGAGGGCGCAGCCCGAAGGTCAACAAAAGAATTTGTACAATTTCTTTCGATAGCCGGAGGATCTTTGAGCGAACTGGATACATTTTTGGAACTGTCATTGGCACTGGGTTATATCAAAGCGGAAGAGAAGAGCAACATTGATGGAATGATAACCAATGTCAGCAAGACCTTGGCCGGTCTTATCCGAAGTCTGGCCGCTAAAAACAATTAA
- a CDS encoding thymidine phosphorylase gives MTPYEIIYKKRNGGELSSGEIKWFIANYTSGAIPDYQTAALLMAIFLKGMTEAETSELAMSLMNSGRVFDLSDIPGIKVDKHSTGGVGDKISIILAPMVAAAGVPVPMVSGRGLGHTGGTLDKLESIPGFRTDLSYDEFRHTLARIGLAMMGQTPDLAPADKKLYALRDVTATVDCIPLIAASIMSKKLAEGADGLVLDVKTGSGAFMQKHEDALALTKTMTAIGQGMGKKMKALITDMNQPLGRTVGNALEIEECVDCLKGNGPGDLMEITYALGAEMLVLGERANDVGFGKRILQQIVSSGQGLDKFREMVAAHGGEVKVADDCKKVLPQAQHIIKAKAEKAGYIHSMDNREVGMTGVFLGCGRLKMDDVIDPAAGFIFDRKIGEQVKPGDTMVKVLCNDEQKGQEAARRLVDCIRISETKPEDVKLIKEII, from the coding sequence ATGACCCCTTACGAAATAATCTATAAAAAGCGCAACGGCGGCGAACTCTCATCAGGCGAGATAAAATGGTTCATCGCCAATTATACTTCCGGGGCCATACCCGATTATCAGACTGCCGCCCTGCTGATGGCCATATTCCTGAAAGGCATGACTGAAGCCGAAACCAGCGAGTTGGCCATGTCTCTGATGAATTCCGGCCGGGTGTTTGACCTGTCCGACATCCCCGGCATCAAGGTGGACAAGCATTCCACCGGTGGGGTGGGGGACAAGATTTCCATAATCTTAGCGCCGATGGTGGCGGCAGCCGGGGTGCCGGTGCCGATGGTTTCGGGCCGGGGGCTGGGACACACCGGCGGGACCTTGGACAAGCTGGAATCCATTCCCGGTTTCCGCACCGATCTGTCTTATGATGAGTTCCGTCACACCCTGGCCCGGATCGGGCTGGCCATGATGGGGCAGACCCCGGACCTGGCCCCGGCCGACAAGAAGCTGTATGCCCTGCGCGATGTAACCGCCACGGTGGACTGCATCCCGCTGATAGCCGCGTCCATCATGTCCAAGAAGCTGGCCGAGGGCGCCGACGGGCTGGTGCTGGACGTCAAGACCGGCAGCGGGGCCTTCATGCAGAAGCACGAGGACGCATTGGCGCTTACCAAAACCATGACAGCCATCGGGCAGGGGATGGGCAAAAAGATGAAGGCCCTGATCACCGACATGAACCAGCCGCTGGGCCGGACAGTGGGCAATGCTCTGGAGATCGAAGAATGCGTGGACTGTCTCAAAGGCAACGGCCCCGGAGACCTGATGGAGATCACCTATGCCCTGGGTGCCGAGATGCTGGTGCTGGGCGAGCGGGCCAATGACGTGGGATTCGGCAAAAGGATACTTCAGCAGATAGTTTCCTCCGGCCAGGGCCTGGACAAATTCCGGGAGATGGTGGCGGCCCACGGCGGGGAGGTCAAAGTTGCCGATGATTGCAAGAAAGTATTGCCCCAGGCCCAGCATATCATAAAAGCTAAAGCGGAGAAGGCCGGGTATATTCATTCCATGGACAACCGGGAGGTAGGCATGACCGGGGTCTTCTTGGGCTGCGGCCGGCTGAAGATGGATGATGTCATTGATCCGGCGGCCGGGTTCATCTTTGACCGCAAGATCGGCGAACAGGTAAAGCCCGGAGACACTATGGTCAAAGTGCTCTGCAATGATGAACAGAAGGGTCAGGAGGCGGCCAGGCGGCTGGTGGATTGCATCAGGATATCTGAGACGAAGCCGGAAGACGTTAAACTGATAAAAGAGATAATATAA